One Acidobacteriota bacterium genomic region harbors:
- a CDS encoding EutN/CcmL family microcompartment protein, protein MILARTWGTVVATRKDSRLQGHKLLVVKPINLEGQEENSFLIAIDTVGAGARETVLVVSGSSARLAHGLKDCPVDAAIVGIVDTVTV, encoded by the coding sequence ATGATTTTGGCTCGAACCTGGGGAACTGTGGTTGCCACCCGGAAAGATTCCAGACTGCAAGGTCATAAATTGCTGGTGGTCAAACCAATTAACCTGGAAGGCCAGGAGGAAAACAGCTTTTTAATCGCGATTGATACGGTTGGCGCCGGGGCTCGTGAAACCGTGCTGGTTGTCTCTGGAAGCTCAGCCCGACTCGCCCACGGGCTCAAGGATTGCCCCGTTGATGCCGCCATCGTGGGGATTGTTGATACAGTAACCGTCTAA